One window of the Streptomyces sp. ITFR-21 genome contains the following:
- a CDS encoding RNA 2'-phosphotransferase, which translates to MDDKRAVRVSRFLSLVLRHRPESVGVALDEGGWVDVDVLIAACAARGRGFSRAELDHVVATNSKKRFAYSEDGRRIRASQGHSVAVELGLPATAPPAVLYHGTAAAALPRILREGLLPMARQDVHLSADAATAVRVGSRHGRPVVLEVDAAGLAAAGHGFRVSANGVWLTDAVPADRIRRPPG; encoded by the coding sequence ATGGACGACAAACGCGCGGTCAGGGTGTCGAGGTTCCTGTCCCTGGTGCTGCGGCACCGGCCGGAGTCGGTGGGTGTGGCGCTCGACGAGGGCGGCTGGGTGGACGTGGACGTGCTGATCGCCGCGTGCGCGGCTCGGGGCCGCGGCTTCTCGCGGGCCGAACTCGACCATGTGGTGGCGACCAACAGCAAGAAGAGGTTCGCCTACTCGGAGGACGGCCGGCGGATCAGGGCCAGCCAGGGGCACTCGGTGGCGGTGGAGCTCGGTCTGCCGGCCACCGCGCCGCCGGCCGTCCTCTACCACGGGACGGCGGCGGCCGCTCTGCCGCGGATCCTGCGGGAGGGGTTGCTGCCGATGGCGCGGCAGGACGTGCACCTGTCGGCGGACGCGGCGACGGCGGTGCGGGTGGGGTCGCGGCACGGCCGTCCGGTGGTGCTGGAGGTGGACGCCGCCGGGCTGGCGGCGGCCGGCCACGGGTTCCGGGTGAGCGCCAACGGCGTATGGCTGACCGACGCGGTGCCGGCCGACCGGATACGGCGGCCGCCGGGGTGA
- a CDS encoding TldD/PmbA family protein: MPHEVDQSFLALPLRSLADAALARARALGADHADFRLERIRDASLRLRDARPTGSSDSTTLGYAVRVVHGGAWGFASGVDLTMDAAARVAGQAVAMARLSAKVIAAAGSAERVELADEPVHADRVWVSSYEINPFDVPDAEKSALLADWSSRLLAAEGVSHADASLLAVQENKFYADTAGTTTTQQRVRIQPQLTAVSVDSGSGGFDSMRTLAPPAGRGWEYLTGTGWDWDAELAAIPGLLAEKMRAPSVEAGRYDLVIDPSNLWLTIHESVGHATELDRALGYEAAYAGTSFATFDQLGTLKYGSPLMNVTGDRTAEHGLATIGFDDEGVAGQSWDLVRDGILVGYQLDRRIARLTGFDRSNGCAFADSPRHVPVQRMANVSLRPAPTGPSTDELISGVEHGVYVVGDRSWSIDMQRYNFQFTAQRFYRIEHGRLAGQVRDMAYQATTTDFWGSMEALGGPQTYRLGGAFNCGKAQPGQVAAVSHGCPAAVFRGVNVLNTAQEAGRL; the protein is encoded by the coding sequence GTGCCTCATGAGGTCGATCAGTCATTCCTGGCGCTGCCGCTGCGGTCGCTCGCGGACGCGGCGCTCGCGCGGGCCCGCGCGCTGGGCGCCGACCACGCGGACTTCCGCCTGGAGCGGATCCGCGACGCCTCGCTGCGGCTGCGGGACGCCCGGCCGACCGGCAGTTCGGACAGCACCACGCTCGGCTACGCGGTCCGGGTGGTGCACGGCGGCGCCTGGGGCTTCGCCTCCGGGGTGGACCTGACGATGGACGCGGCGGCGCGGGTGGCCGGCCAGGCGGTGGCGATGGCCAGGCTCTCCGCGAAGGTCATCGCGGCGGCCGGGTCGGCGGAGCGGGTCGAGCTGGCCGACGAGCCGGTGCACGCCGACCGGGTGTGGGTGTCGTCGTACGAGATCAACCCGTTCGACGTGCCGGACGCCGAGAAGAGCGCGCTGCTCGCCGACTGGAGCAGCCGGCTGCTGGCCGCCGAGGGCGTCTCGCACGCCGACGCCTCCCTGCTGGCGGTGCAGGAGAACAAGTTCTACGCCGACACCGCCGGTACCACCACCACCCAGCAGCGGGTGCGGATCCAACCCCAGCTCACCGCCGTCTCGGTGGACTCGGGCAGCGGCGGCTTCGACTCGATGCGGACACTGGCGCCGCCGGCCGGCCGCGGCTGGGAGTACCTGACCGGCACCGGCTGGGACTGGGACGCCGAACTCGCCGCGATCCCCGGCCTGCTGGCCGAGAAGATGCGCGCGCCCTCCGTCGAGGCGGGCCGGTACGACCTGGTGATCGACCCGTCGAACCTGTGGCTGACCATCCACGAGTCGGTCGGCCACGCCACCGAACTGGACCGCGCGCTGGGGTACGAGGCGGCGTACGCGGGCACCTCCTTCGCCACCTTCGACCAGCTCGGCACCCTGAAGTACGGCTCCCCGCTGATGAACGTGACCGGGGACCGCACCGCGGAACACGGCCTGGCCACCATCGGCTTCGACGACGAGGGCGTCGCCGGCCAGTCCTGGGACCTGGTCAGGGACGGCATCCTGGTCGGCTACCAACTGGACCGCCGGATCGCCCGGCTCACCGGCTTCGACCGCTCCAACGGCTGCGCCTTCGCCGACTCCCCCCGCCACGTCCCCGTCCAGCGCATGGCGAACGTGTCCCTGCGCCCCGCCCCGACCGGCCCCTCCACCGACGAGCTGATCAGCGGTGTGGAACACGGCGTCTACGTGGTCGGCGACCGCTCCTGGTCGATCGACATGCAGCGCTACAACTTCCAGTTCACCGCACAGCGGTTCTACCGGATCGAGCACGGCAGGCTCGCCGGCCAGGTCAGGGACATGGCCTACCAGGCCACCACCACCGACTTCTGGGGCTCCATGGAGGCGCTCGGCGGCCCGCAGACATACCGGCTGGGCGGCGCCTTCAACTGCGGCAAAGCGCAGCCGGGGCAGGTGGCGGCGGTCAGTCACGGGTGTCCGGCGGCGGTGTTCCGGGGCGTGAACGTCCTCAACACCGCGCAGGAAGCGGGGCGGCTGTGA
- a CDS encoding DUF6286 domain-containing protein: protein MSDTTAAPEPGPDSGPGRAPGTAVGPDRPAGPAGSLRYPAAAGERDAARVKRFWSGRRIPAAITAAAVLALSGLFLYDVASVRADRKAMSWRHTLADQLATRHLDNVWIIVGAAVCAVVGLWLLALALTPGERGVLPMARRGPSGVRAGLDRHAAELVLRDRAMEVSGVRWAQVAVGRRRIRARATSHFRELDDVRADLSAALEQAVRQLGLARPPHLRLRVQRAEKKA, encoded by the coding sequence GTGAGCGACACCACTGCGGCTCCGGAGCCCGGCCCGGACAGCGGGCCGGGCCGGGCGCCGGGCACCGCGGTCGGCCCGGACCGGCCGGCCGGACCCGCCGGCAGCCTCCGCTACCCGGCCGCCGCCGGCGAGCGCGACGCGGCCCGCGTCAAGCGCTTCTGGTCCGGCCGCCGGATCCCCGCCGCGATCACCGCCGCCGCGGTCCTCGCGCTGTCCGGACTGTTCCTCTACGACGTGGCGTCGGTCCGCGCCGACCGCAAGGCCATGAGCTGGCGGCACACCCTCGCCGACCAACTCGCCACCCGGCACCTGGACAACGTCTGGATCATCGTCGGAGCCGCGGTGTGCGCGGTGGTCGGCCTGTGGCTGCTGGCGCTCGCGCTCACCCCCGGTGAGCGCGGGGTGCTGCCGATGGCCCGGCGCGGCCCGTCCGGCGTGCGGGCCGGCCTCGACCGGCACGCGGCCGAACTCGTCCTGCGCGACCGGGCGATGGAGGTCTCCGGCGTCCGCTGGGCCCAGGTGGCCGTCGGCCGCCGCCGGATCAGGGCCCGCGCCACCTCGCACTTCCGCGAACTGGACGACGTACGGGCGGACCTGTCCGCGGCCCTGGAGCAGGCGGTCCGGCAGCTCGGCCTGGCCAGACCACCCCACCTGCGGCTGCGCGTCCAGCGCGCCGAGAAGAAGGCGTGA
- a CDS encoding glycoside hydrolase family 15 protein, producing the protein MPGPIEDYAIIGDLQTAALVGPDGSIDWLCLPRFDSAACFAALLGDPDNGRWRLAPRGAKRCARRSYRGDTLVLDTFWQTPTGTVKVTDFMPQRDHAPDLIRIVEGVAGEVVMRGELALRFDYGSVVPWVRHTDGYRVAVAGPDSVWLRAEPAVLMYGRNMRTYADFTVAAGEKVAFILTWHPSHEKLPRRAEDPYQALRHCLDDWDAWSARCVYEGPWRSAVLRSMITLKALTYAPTGAIAAAATTSLPEEIGGVRNWDYRYCWLRDAALTLNALISGGFLQEAHAWRDWLLRAVAGDPADLQIMYGISGERRLPEYEVPWLAGYEGSAPVRVGNAAAGQLQLDVYGEVLDCLHLARQRGLDDVAHAWSLQRALMDFLESKWREPDEGLWEVRGGRRHFVHSKVMAWVAADRAVRTVQAHPRLKGDVDRWRSMRAQVHAEVCEKGYDPVRNTFTQSYGSAELDAATLLIPQVGFLPPTDRRVLGTVAAVREELDHGGFVRRYSPRAGAVDGLPGTEGAFLACSFWLADALHVTGREDEAVELFERLLAVRNDVGLLAEEWDPVAGRQLGNFPQAFSHVGLVNTALTLSGSRGRIATS; encoded by the coding sequence GTGCCAGGACCCATCGAGGACTACGCGATCATCGGCGATCTGCAGACCGCCGCCCTGGTGGGCCCGGACGGCTCCATCGACTGGCTGTGCCTGCCGCGCTTCGACTCCGCCGCCTGCTTCGCCGCGCTGCTCGGCGACCCGGACAACGGCCGCTGGCGGCTCGCGCCGCGCGGCGCCAAGCGGTGCGCCCGGCGCAGCTACCGCGGCGACACCCTGGTCCTCGACACGTTCTGGCAGACCCCGACCGGCACCGTGAAGGTCACCGACTTCATGCCGCAGCGCGACCACGCGCCCGACCTGATCCGGATCGTGGAGGGGGTGGCCGGCGAGGTCGTGATGCGCGGCGAGCTGGCGCTGCGCTTCGACTACGGCAGCGTGGTGCCGTGGGTGCGCCACACCGACGGCTACCGGGTGGCGGTCGCCGGACCGGACTCGGTGTGGCTGCGCGCCGAGCCCGCCGTGCTGATGTACGGCCGGAACATGCGCACGTACGCCGACTTCACGGTCGCCGCGGGCGAGAAGGTCGCGTTCATACTGACCTGGCACCCCTCGCACGAGAAGCTGCCGCGCCGGGCGGAGGACCCGTACCAGGCGCTCCGGCACTGCCTGGACGACTGGGACGCCTGGTCGGCGCGGTGCGTCTACGAGGGCCCCTGGCGGTCCGCGGTGCTGCGTTCGATGATCACCCTGAAGGCGCTGACCTACGCGCCCACCGGTGCGATCGCCGCCGCCGCGACGACCTCGCTGCCGGAGGAGATCGGCGGGGTGCGCAACTGGGACTACCGCTACTGCTGGCTGCGGGACGCCGCCCTCACGCTGAACGCGCTGATCTCCGGCGGCTTCCTGCAGGAGGCGCACGCATGGCGGGACTGGCTGCTGCGGGCGGTGGCCGGGGACCCGGCGGATCTGCAGATCATGTACGGCATCTCGGGCGAGCGGCGGCTGCCGGAGTACGAGGTGCCGTGGCTGGCGGGCTACGAGGGCTCCGCGCCGGTGCGGGTCGGCAACGCCGCCGCCGGCCAGCTCCAGCTCGACGTGTACGGCGAGGTGCTGGACTGCCTGCACCTGGCCCGGCAGCGCGGCCTGGACGACGTGGCGCACGCCTGGAGCCTGCAGCGGGCCCTGATGGACTTCCTGGAGTCCAAGTGGCGCGAGCCGGACGAGGGCCTGTGGGAGGTACGCGGCGGGCGGCGGCACTTCGTGCACTCCAAGGTGATGGCGTGGGTGGCCGCCGACCGGGCGGTGCGTACCGTCCAGGCGCATCCCCGGCTCAAGGGCGATGTGGACCGGTGGCGTTCGATGCGGGCGCAGGTGCACGCCGAGGTCTGCGAGAAGGGCTACGACCCGGTGCGCAACACCTTCACCCAGTCGTACGGCTCCGCCGAGCTGGACGCGGCGACGCTGCTGATCCCGCAGGTGGGTTTCCTGCCGCCGACCGACCGGCGGGTGCTGGGCACGGTGGCGGCGGTGCGCGAGGAGCTGGACCACGGCGGCTTCGTCCGCCGCTACTCCCCGCGGGCCGGGGCGGTGGACGGGCTGCCGGGCACCGAGGGCGCGTTCCTGGCCTGCTCGTTCTGGCTGGCGGACGCCCTGCATGTCACCGGCCGCGAGGACGAGGCGGTGGAACTGTTCGAGCGGCTGCTGGCGGTGCGCAACGACGTGGGGCTGCTGGCCGAGGAGTGGGACCCGGTGGCGGGCCGTCAGCTCGGCAACTTCCCGCAGGCGTTCAGCCATGTCGGGCTGGTGAACACCGCGCTCACCCTGTCCGGGTCCCGGGGCCGGATCGCGACCAGTTGA
- a CDS encoding DEDDh family exonuclease — protein MLDETTEPPAAFGGGTSLPAPWPDGYPEGYAVVDVETTGLGKDDRIVSAAVYRLDARGEVEDHWYSPVNPQRDPGPVWIHGLTGAMLADAPLFPEVAGELAGRLAGRVLVAHNAVFDWSMLAREYARAGSAAPVEHRLCTIVLAKALGLPLANHKLESLAAHYGVVQRRAHHALDDARVLAEAFRPSLHLAAAAGLPLPLHACRPLTEWVDSAATAPATAAAQLPEPRYGRVYGSGYRTWRPARRRPPCPYPNPGPLAPGGPLIQGMRVAFSGDTGIDRELLEDRATDAGLHVATSVSRRTSLLVTNDPDAATAKSARSREFGTPVIDERRFAELLKAVQPAPGVHG, from the coding sequence ATGCTGGACGAAACGACCGAGCCGCCCGCCGCCTTCGGCGGCGGGACCTCCCTGCCCGCCCCGTGGCCCGACGGATACCCCGAGGGCTACGCGGTGGTCGACGTGGAGACCACCGGACTCGGCAAGGACGACCGGATCGTCTCCGCGGCCGTCTACCGGCTGGACGCCCGCGGTGAGGTCGAGGACCACTGGTACTCGCCGGTCAACCCGCAGCGCGACCCGGGCCCGGTCTGGATCCACGGGCTGACCGGCGCGATGCTCGCCGACGCGCCGCTCTTCCCGGAGGTCGCCGGTGAGCTGGCCGGGCGGCTGGCCGGGCGGGTGCTGGTGGCGCACAACGCGGTTTTCGACTGGTCGATGCTGGCCAGGGAGTACGCGCGGGCCGGGTCGGCGGCGCCGGTCGAGCACCGGCTGTGCACGATCGTGCTGGCCAAGGCGCTGGGGCTGCCGCTGGCCAACCACAAGCTGGAGTCGCTGGCCGCGCACTACGGGGTGGTGCAGCGGCGCGCCCACCACGCGCTGGACGACGCCCGGGTGCTGGCCGAGGCGTTCCGGCCGAGCCTGCACCTGGCCGCCGCGGCCGGGCTGCCGCTGCCGCTGCACGCCTGCCGGCCGCTGACCGAGTGGGTGGACTCCGCCGCGACCGCCCCGGCGACCGCCGCCGCGCAGCTGCCCGAGCCGCGGTACGGCCGCGTGTACGGGTCGGGGTACCGCACCTGGCGCCCGGCCCGCAGGCGCCCGCCCTGCCCGTACCCCAACCCGGGCCCGCTGGCGCCGGGCGGCCCGCTGATCCAGGGCATGCGGGTCGCCTTCTCGGGGGACACCGGCATAGACCGGGAGCTGCTGGAGGACCGCGCCACCGACGCCGGCCTGCACGTCGCCACCTCGGTCAGCCGCCGTACCAGCCTGCTGGTCACCAACGACCCGGACGCGGCGACCGCCAAGTCGGCGAGGTCCCGGGAGTTCGGGACCCCGGTGATCGACGAGCGCCGGTTCGCCGAGCTCCTCAAGGCGGTCCAGCCCGCCCCCGGGGTCCACGGCTGA
- a CDS encoding DUF3099 domain-containing protein, translated as MRKRGASEVFRISGARTGLTEDVRGRQRRYIVSMSIRTVSVILTVVLWDVARPVAWVMLVVGAALPYVAVVVANAGRENAPAAPAAYVPQPVRPVLEATKAEPAADRPAGPVTPGSEPAEGPDAA; from the coding sequence ATGCGGAAGCGGGGTGCGTCGGAGGTCTTCCGGATCTCCGGGGCGCGTACCGGGCTCACCGAGGACGTACGCGGCCGGCAGCGCCGTTACATCGTCTCGATGTCGATCCGTACCGTGTCGGTGATCCTGACCGTGGTGCTGTGGGATGTGGCGCGCCCGGTGGCGTGGGTGATGCTGGTGGTGGGTGCCGCGTTGCCCTACGTGGCGGTGGTGGTGGCCAACGCGGGGCGGGAGAACGCACCGGCGGCGCCGGCCGCGTACGTCCCCCAGCCGGTGCGTCCGGTGCTGGAGGCAACGAAAGCGGAACCCGCGGCGGACCGGCCCGCCGGGCCGGTGACGCCCGGGTCCGAGCCCGCAGAGGGGCCCGACGCGGCCTGA
- a CDS encoding metallopeptidase TldD-related protein, with the protein MSVTTRPHEIVERALSLSKADGCVVIADEGSSANLRWAGNALTTNGVTRGRTLTVIATVDGAQGTATGMVSRSAVTADELEPLVRAAEAAARAAGPAEDAQPLVSGVPRSAGFTEAPAETSSEVFAAFAPALGEAFATARASGRELYGFAHHRVTSTYLGTSSGLRLRHDQPTGTLEVNAKSPDRTKSAWVGASTRDFADVDPLAMDAELDRRLEWAARRVELPAGRYETLLPPTAVADLLIYQLWSSGARDAAEGRTVFSRPGGGTRIGEKLAALPLTLRSDPAEPGLESAPFVITYASGDDSSVFDNGLPLGPVEWVRDGTLNQLVATRHGSGLTGVPVAPAADNLILDGGGGSSLAEMVAGTGRGLLLTCLWYIREVDPATLLLTGLTRDGVYLVENGEVTGEVNNFRFNESPVDLLGRAVEAGRTERTLPREWSDWFTRAAAPALRIPDFNMSSVSQGV; encoded by the coding sequence ATGAGTGTCACGACCAGGCCGCACGAGATCGTCGAGCGGGCGCTGTCGCTGTCCAAAGCGGACGGCTGCGTGGTGATCGCGGACGAGGGGTCGAGCGCCAATCTGCGCTGGGCGGGCAACGCGCTGACCACCAACGGTGTCACCCGGGGCCGTACGCTCACCGTCATCGCCACGGTGGACGGCGCGCAGGGCACGGCCACCGGGATGGTGTCGCGTTCCGCGGTGACCGCGGACGAGTTGGAGCCGCTGGTGCGGGCGGCGGAGGCGGCGGCCCGCGCGGCGGGACCGGCGGAGGACGCGCAGCCGCTGGTGTCAGGGGTGCCGCGGTCCGCGGGGTTCACCGAGGCGCCGGCCGAGACCTCCTCCGAGGTCTTCGCGGCCTTCGCGCCCGCGCTGGGCGAGGCGTTCGCCACCGCCCGGGCCAGCGGCCGGGAGCTGTACGGGTTCGCGCACCACCGGGTGACCTCGACGTATCTGGGCACGTCCAGCGGGCTGCGGCTGCGCCACGACCAGCCGACCGGCACGCTGGAGGTCAACGCGAAGTCCCCGGACCGTACGAAGTCGGCGTGGGTGGGCGCGTCCACCCGGGACTTCGCCGACGTCGACCCGCTGGCCATGGACGCGGAGCTGGACCGGCGGCTGGAGTGGGCGGCCCGGCGGGTGGAGCTGCCCGCGGGGCGGTACGAGACGCTGCTGCCGCCGACCGCGGTCGCGGATCTGCTGATCTACCAGCTGTGGTCGTCCGGTGCCCGGGACGCCGCGGAGGGCCGCACGGTGTTCAGCCGGCCCGGGGGCGGCACCCGGATCGGTGAGAAGCTGGCCGCGCTGCCGCTGACGCTGCGCAGCGACCCGGCGGAACCGGGCCTGGAGTCGGCGCCGTTCGTGATCACCTACGCCTCGGGCGACGACTCCTCGGTGTTCGACAACGGCCTGCCGCTGGGCCCGGTGGAGTGGGTGCGGGACGGCACCCTCAACCAGCTGGTCGCCACTCGGCACGGTTCCGGCCTGACCGGGGTGCCGGTGGCGCCGGCGGCGGACAACCTGATCCTGGACGGCGGCGGCGGGTCCTCGCTCGCCGAGATGGTCGCCGGGACCGGGCGGGGGCTGCTGCTGACGTGCCTGTGGTACATCCGCGAGGTCGACCCGGCCACGCTGCTGCTCACCGGCCTCACCCGGGACGGCGTCTACCTGGTGGAGAACGGCGAGGTGACCGGCGAGGTCAACAACTTCCGGTTCAACGAGTCACCGGTGGACCTGCTGGGCCGGGCGGTGGAGGCGGGCCGCACCGAGCGGACGCTGCCGCGCGAGTGGAGCGACTGGTTCACCCGGGCCGCGGCGCCGGCGCTGCGGATCCCGGACTTCAACATGAGTTCGGTCAGCCAGGGGGTCTGA
- the amaP gene encoding alkaline shock response membrane anchor protein AmaP, which translates to MRTTVNRVLLAVTGLVLLALGLAVLIGGLDLQRHWDFTLPSAWPFTGPKDVLLTAHDRTRYRSHDWWWPVVIAALGVVFLVALWWLLAQARTKRLRQLAVDSGDGQGAQIRGRALESVLTAESEAYDGVEWAGATLVARRGTPSARLVLGLAPHATPQDVVAGLDGEVLAHARASAGLDELPAEARLRAVRHRARRVS; encoded by the coding sequence ATGCGCACCACGGTCAACCGGGTCCTGCTCGCCGTCACCGGCCTGGTGCTGCTGGCACTGGGCCTGGCCGTCCTGATCGGCGGCCTGGACCTGCAACGCCACTGGGACTTCACGCTGCCCTCCGCGTGGCCGTTCACCGGCCCCAAGGACGTCCTGCTCACGGCCCACGACCGGACCCGCTACCGCTCGCACGACTGGTGGTGGCCGGTGGTCATCGCGGCCCTCGGCGTGGTCTTCCTGGTCGCCCTGTGGTGGCTGCTGGCCCAGGCCCGCACCAAGCGGCTGCGGCAGCTGGCCGTCGACAGCGGCGACGGCCAGGGCGCGCAGATCCGAGGCCGGGCGCTGGAGAGCGTGCTGACCGCCGAGTCGGAGGCGTACGACGGCGTGGAGTGGGCCGGCGCGACGCTCGTCGCGCGGCGCGGCACCCCCAGCGCCCGGCTCGTCCTCGGCCTGGCCCCGCACGCCACCCCGCAGGACGTCGTCGCCGGCCTGGACGGGGAGGTGCTGGCCCACGCCCGCGCCTCGGCCGGGCTGGACGAACTCCCCGCCGAGGCGCGGCTGCGGGCGGTCCGGCACCGCGCCCGGCGGGTCAGCTGA
- a CDS encoding S8 family serine peptidase: MPPLPRPRRRALAATAGLVLTAALAVLPGTASAHTPTAPGPRVDGPLLSYVVNTGTRPGTLRSVEHAIGRAGGQVVIAYDRIGVIVVHSANPDFAATLRHTPGVQSAGATRTAAIAPATTTQLGTPQKLTAAQVAQVGAKAAPGQEPLEADQWDLRAIRADRAAAVDPGSRKVTVGIIDTGVDDTHEDLAANFSAAQSANCVGGVADTSPGAWRPYDPAADYHGTHVAGEIAAARNGIGVAGVAPNVKIAAIKVSEPGTELFYPESVVCAFVFAADHGIAVTNNSYYIDPWLYNCLNDPDQRAIVDAVERAADYSARKGVLNVAAAGNSDDDLASHALTDDSSPDDGTAVTRTVDPHTCWDLPTQLPGVVTVAATGVQNLKSYYSSYGLGVIDVAAPGGDSHQIPATPSGNGRILSTLPGNTYGYLQGTSMATPHVVAVAALVKSHHPHATPAQVQALLKAEADNPGCPTGFYDPDGNGVQDATCTGSRRFNSFYGAGIVDALDAVTK, encoded by the coding sequence ATGCCTCCGCTCCCCCGGCCGCGCCGCCGCGCACTCGCGGCCACCGCCGGCCTGGTACTGACCGCCGCCCTCGCCGTACTGCCGGGCACGGCCTCCGCGCACACCCCCACCGCGCCGGGCCCCCGCGTCGACGGGCCGCTGCTGTCGTACGTGGTGAACACCGGGACCCGCCCCGGCACGCTGAGATCAGTGGAACACGCGATCGGGCGGGCCGGCGGCCAGGTGGTGATCGCCTACGACCGGATCGGTGTGATCGTCGTGCACTCCGCCAACCCGGACTTCGCGGCCACCCTCCGGCACACGCCCGGCGTGCAGAGCGCCGGCGCCACCAGGACCGCCGCGATCGCCCCCGCCACCACCACCCAGCTGGGCACGCCGCAGAAGCTGACCGCCGCCCAGGTCGCCCAGGTTGGCGCGAAGGCCGCGCCCGGCCAGGAGCCGCTGGAGGCCGACCAGTGGGACCTGCGGGCCATCCGCGCCGACCGCGCGGCCGCGGTCGACCCGGGCAGCCGCAAGGTGACCGTCGGCATCATCGACACCGGTGTGGACGACACCCACGAGGACCTGGCGGCCAACTTCTCCGCCGCCCAGTCCGCGAACTGCGTGGGCGGCGTCGCCGACACCTCGCCGGGCGCCTGGCGGCCCTACGACCCGGCGGCCGACTACCACGGCACGCACGTCGCCGGTGAGATCGCCGCCGCCCGCAACGGCATCGGCGTCGCCGGGGTCGCGCCCAACGTGAAGATCGCCGCGATCAAGGTGAGCGAGCCCGGCACCGAGCTGTTCTACCCCGAAAGCGTCGTCTGCGCCTTCGTGTTCGCCGCCGACCACGGCATCGCGGTGACCAACAACAGCTACTACATCGACCCCTGGCTCTACAACTGCCTGAACGACCCCGACCAGCGGGCCATCGTGGACGCGGTCGAGCGCGCCGCCGACTACTCCGCCCGCAAGGGCGTGCTCAACGTCGCCGCCGCGGGCAACAGCGACGACGACCTCGCCTCGCACGCGCTGACCGACGACTCCAGTCCCGACGACGGCACCGCGGTGACCCGGACCGTCGACCCGCACACCTGCTGGGACCTGCCGACCCAGCTCCCCGGGGTCGTCACGGTCGCGGCGACCGGCGTGCAGAACCTCAAGTCGTACTACTCCAGTTACGGGCTGGGCGTAATCGACGTGGCCGCGCCCGGCGGCGACAGCCACCAGATCCCGGCCACCCCGTCCGGCAACGGCCGCATCCTGTCCACCCTGCCCGGCAACACGTACGGCTACCTGCAGGGCACGTCGATGGCCACCCCGCACGTGGTCGCGGTCGCCGCGCTCGTCAAGAGCCACCACCCGCACGCGACCCCGGCCCAGGTGCAGGCGCTGCTCAAGGCCGAGGCGGACAACCCGGGCTGCCCGACCGGGTTCTACGACCCGGACGGCAACGGCGTGCAGGACGCCACCTGCACCGGATCGCGGCGGTTCAACAGCTTCTACGGTGCCGGGATCGTGGACGCGCTGGACGCGGTCACCAAGTGA
- the moaA gene encoding GTP 3',8-cyclase MoaA, whose protein sequence is MLLDTYGRVATDLRVSLTDRCNLRCTYCMPEEGLRWLDRPDLLTDDEIVRMVRIAVTDLGVTDVRFTGGEPLLRPGLARIVAACAALEPRPRLSLTSNGIGLGRTAAALREAGLDRVNVSLDTLRPEVFRTLTRRDRHHDVLAGLRAAAAAGLAPVKINTVLMRGLNDDEAPDLLAWAVEHGYELRFIEQMPLDAQHGWERTGMVTAEEILTSLRTRFHLTPEGATARASAPAERWLVDGGPARVGVIASVTRPFCRACDRTRLTADGQVRNCLFAREESDLRAALRSGARDTEIAERWRAAMWGKKAGSGLDDPAFRQPDRPMSAIGG, encoded by the coding sequence GTGCTTTTGGACACCTACGGGCGGGTGGCGACCGACCTGCGGGTCTCGCTGACCGACCGGTGCAACCTGCGCTGCACGTACTGCATGCCGGAAGAGGGTCTGCGCTGGCTCGACCGGCCCGACCTGCTCACCGACGACGAGATCGTCCGGATGGTCCGGATAGCCGTCACCGACCTCGGCGTCACCGATGTGCGCTTCACCGGCGGCGAACCCCTGCTCCGCCCCGGCCTGGCCCGCATCGTCGCGGCCTGCGCGGCCCTGGAGCCGCGGCCCAGGCTCTCGCTGACCAGCAACGGCATCGGGCTGGGCCGGACCGCCGCCGCACTGCGCGAGGCGGGTCTGGACCGGGTCAACGTCTCGCTGGACACCCTGCGCCCCGAGGTCTTCCGCACCCTGACCCGGCGCGACCGCCACCACGACGTGCTCGCCGGACTCCGGGCCGCCGCCGCGGCCGGCCTGGCCCCGGTGAAGATCAACACCGTGCTGATGCGCGGCCTCAACGACGACGAGGCCCCCGACCTGCTGGCCTGGGCCGTCGAGCACGGCTACGAACTGCGCTTCATCGAGCAGATGCCGCTGGACGCCCAGCACGGCTGGGAGCGGACCGGCATGGTCACCGCCGAGGAGATCCTGACCAGCCTGCGCACCCGCTTCCACCTCACCCCGGAAGGCGCGACGGCCCGCGCCTCCGCGCCCGCCGAACGCTGGCTGGTCGACGGCGGCCCGGCCCGGGTCGGGGTGATCGCCTCGGTCACCCGCCCCTTCTGCCGCGCCTGCGACCGTACCCGGCTGACCGCCGACGGCCAGGTGCGCAACTGCCTGTTCGCCCGCGAGGAGTCCGACCTGCGCGCCGCACTGCGCTCCGGCGCCCGCGACACGGAGATCGCCGAACGCTGGAGGGCCGCCATGTGGGGCAAGAAGGCGGGCTCGGGCCTGGACGACCCGGCGTTCCGCCAACCCGACCGGCCGATGTCAGCGATCGGCGGCTGA